From the genome of Ignavibacteriales bacterium, one region includes:
- a CDS encoding pseudouridine synthase, whose product MKQTNKKYFILNKPYGVLSQFTDKENRLTLSSFHNFPTDVYPVGRLDMDSEGLLIITNDKQLTDFLLNPENKHEREYFVQVEGIPSENDLQKLRVGIVLKDGLTLPVKAKIIDKPDFPARVPPVRKRKKIPTSWFSLSLIEGRNRQVRRMTAAIGFPTLRLVRVRIKNLLLGDLGAGTVRELTSSEIEKLKKYPPPERRIKI is encoded by the coding sequence ATGAAACAAACAAACAAAAAATATTTTATTCTGAACAAACCTTACGGCGTGTTATCACAATTCACCGATAAAGAAAACCGGCTTACACTTTCTTCTTTTCATAATTTTCCTACGGATGTGTATCCTGTTGGGCGGCTTGATATGGATAGCGAAGGGCTTCTAATTATTACGAATGATAAACAGTTAACAGACTTTCTTCTAAATCCGGAAAACAAACACGAGCGTGAATATTTTGTTCAGGTAGAAGGAATTCCTTCGGAGAATGATTTACAAAAACTCCGAGTCGGAATTGTTTTAAAAGATGGTTTAACACTTCCAGTCAAAGCTAAAATTATTGATAAACCGGATTTCCCTGCCAGAGTTCCTCCGGTCCGCAAGCGAAAAAAGATTCCAACAAGCTGGTTTAGTTTATCGTTGATTGAAGGACGCAATAGGCAAGTTAGAAGAATGACGGCAGCGATTGGATTTCCAACATTGCGCTTAGTACGTGTTAGAATTAAAAATCTTTTACTTGGTGATCTTGGTGCCGGAACTGTGAGAGAACTTACGAGCTCTGAAATCGAAAAACTTAAAAAATATCCTCCTCCGGAGAGGAGGATAAAAATTTAA
- the priA gene encoding primosomal protein N' has translation MYCQVVFPLPFRNTFTYSIPDELIDSVKIGVRVVAPFGKRVLTGFVVGTSDSTDIKEKIKPINDVLDASPIFDKMALKFYEWISDYYLSSLGEALRNSVPYGTEIESKRRVVSDKEFCLKLLNQERKKTSLRAKLLTSLSRKEVHSISQLQKEVKNKNIYSSLRSFEKIGAISVLDEITSAKVKVKKVKFVKLAKSPDEIYELMPEIEKKSPKQVVLLLELLSAKEPVSLSELLKKTKSASSTVSSLEKKNVLEIFDKEVERTYSDSYKEETKTFELTDPQKKIVEQVGQTIDKNLFETFLLHGVTGSGKTQVYIELAKKVVENGKSVIVLVPEISLTPQITSRFFNYFGDGTAVLHSRMSLGERYDSWRGIIAGRSKVVIGPRSALFAPLQNIGLIVVDEEHDASYKQQEIVPKYNARDAAIILAKFNNCPVLLGSATPSVESMFNALSGKYNLLELNERVDNAKLPKIKLVDITIEKKKKRMESIFSRELLDEIGIHLKKKESVIILQNRRGFATQVFCNDCGEVITCPDCSVPMVHHLNKNILQCHYCGIVKPVPKACPTCGSLSLKFFGTGTQRVEDELDFYFPNAKIERIDSDSINKKGKLGEILNSFRKGEIDILVGTQMVSKGLDFANVTLVGVIAAETSLWIPDFRADERTFQLLTQVSGRSGRSEKEGEVIIQTQNQKHFVLQKVLLNDYKGFYEKEITLREQGEYPPFIRLGLIELKDEKEERVRSAAKDFFEYLRKHEKGLKITPPTEAIIYKLKGSYRFQILIKSLRKFDPSGKFLRNAIMNAFIEFNQKSRYRDVKLIIDIDPQSII, from the coding sequence ATGTATTGTCAAGTTGTTTTTCCGTTACCATTCAGAAATACGTTCACTTATTCCATTCCGGATGAACTGATTGATTCGGTCAAAATCGGTGTGCGCGTAGTTGCACCATTTGGCAAACGTGTATTAACCGGTTTTGTTGTAGGCACTTCCGATTCAACCGATATAAAAGAAAAAATAAAACCAATAAATGATGTACTTGATGCCAGCCCAATTTTTGATAAAATGGCGCTGAAATTTTACGAATGGATTTCCGATTACTATTTGAGCTCGCTTGGCGAGGCATTGCGTAATTCCGTTCCTTACGGAACCGAAATTGAGTCTAAGCGAAGAGTTGTAAGTGATAAAGAATTTTGCCTCAAACTTTTAAATCAGGAGAGAAAAAAAACTTCCCTGCGCGCAAAACTTTTAACCTCGCTTTCACGAAAAGAAGTTCATAGTATCTCTCAATTGCAGAAAGAAGTAAAAAACAAAAACATCTATTCATCGCTTCGCTCTTTTGAAAAGATCGGCGCAATTTCAGTGCTGGATGAGATTACGTCTGCAAAAGTTAAGGTGAAGAAGGTGAAATTTGTTAAGCTTGCCAAATCACCTGATGAAATTTATGAATTGATGCCCGAGATCGAAAAGAAATCGCCTAAACAAGTTGTTCTTCTTCTTGAACTTCTTTCTGCGAAAGAACCGGTTTCATTGAGTGAGCTTTTAAAGAAAACAAAATCAGCTTCATCAACTGTAAGTAGTTTGGAGAAGAAAAATGTTTTAGAAATTTTTGATAAAGAAGTGGAGCGCACTTATTCCGATTCTTATAAAGAAGAAACAAAAACTTTTGAGTTAACAGATCCGCAAAAAAAGATTGTAGAACAGGTGGGGCAAACTATAGATAAAAACCTTTTTGAGACATTCCTTCTTCATGGTGTCACCGGGAGCGGTAAGACACAAGTTTATATAGAGCTCGCAAAAAAAGTTGTTGAGAATGGAAAGAGTGTTATAGTTCTCGTTCCGGAAATTTCCCTAACTCCTCAAATCACTTCACGGTTCTTTAATTACTTCGGTGACGGCACAGCGGTTCTTCACAGCAGGATGTCTTTGGGTGAAAGGTACGATTCGTGGCGTGGAATTATTGCAGGCAGATCTAAAGTTGTGATCGGTCCACGTTCGGCTTTGTTTGCGCCGCTTCAAAATATCGGATTGATTGTTGTGGATGAGGAACATGACGCCAGCTACAAACAGCAGGAGATTGTACCAAAATATAATGCACGCGATGCGGCAATAATTTTAGCAAAGTTTAATAACTGTCCGGTACTTCTTGGCTCAGCAACACCATCGGTCGAGAGTATGTTTAACGCGCTCAGCGGGAAATACAATCTACTTGAACTCAATGAACGAGTTGATAACGCAAAACTTCCGAAAATAAAACTTGTTGATATTACAATTGAAAAGAAAAAGAAACGGATGGAAAGCATTTTCTCGCGTGAATTGCTGGATGAAATCGGCATTCATTTGAAGAAAAAAGAAAGTGTTATAATACTTCAAAACCGGAGAGGATTTGCTACACAGGTCTTCTGCAATGATTGCGGTGAAGTTATTACATGTCCGGATTGTTCCGTTCCGATGGTTCATCATCTTAACAAAAATATTTTACAGTGTCACTATTGCGGGATTGTTAAACCCGTTCCAAAGGCATGCCCTACTTGCGGTTCGCTTAGTCTTAAATTTTTTGGAACCGGCACTCAGCGCGTTGAGGATGAACTTGATTTTTATTTTCCAAATGCAAAGATAGAACGGATTGATTCCGATTCGATAAACAAAAAAGGAAAGCTTGGCGAAATTCTCAATAGTTTTAGAAAAGGGGAGATTGATATTCTGGTTGGAACGCAGATGGTTTCAAAAGGTTTAGATTTTGCGAATGTAACTTTGGTTGGAGTTATTGCTGCAGAAACTTCTTTGTGGATTCCCGACTTCCGAGCCGATGAAAGAACATTTCAACTTCTCACACAAGTTTCCGGTCGCTCCGGCAGAAGTGAGAAAGAGGGGGAAGTGATCATTCAGACACAGAACCAAAAACATTTTGTTCTTCAAAAAGTTTTATTGAATGATTACAAGGGATTTTATGAAAAAGAAATTACTCTGCGCGAACAAGGCGAGTATCCCCCGTTTATACGGCTCGGCCTGATTGAATTGAAAGATGAAAAAGAAGAACGTGTGCGCTCTGCGGCTAAAGATTTTTTTGAATATCTGAGAAAACATGAAAAAGGGTTGAAGATTACTCCGCCTACAGAAGCCATCATTTACAAATTAAAAGGAAGCTACCGGTTTCAGATTCTAATTAAAAGTCTTAGAAAATTTGATCCTTCCGGAAAATTTTTACGCAACGCAATTATGAATGCATTTATCGAATTCAACCAGAAATCGCGCTACCGTGATGTTAAATTGATAATTGATATCGATCCGCAATCAATAATTTAA
- a CDS encoding H-type lectin domain-containing protein: MRKLSFVLALSIMLLLTAATSNGQMKVQTGVWNADKTISNYTLAAGGEMERTLLLNVTFPKPFTVKPEISFSITRFDADTNINTRYDVKVSSAHKAGFTLEIKTWGGTKINLIGGTWMAIGE, translated from the coding sequence ATGAGAAAATTATCTTTTGTTTTAGCGCTTTCCATCATGCTATTATTAACAGCGGCAACTTCAAACGGACAAATGAAAGTTCAAACAGGTGTTTGGAACGCTGATAAAACTATTTCGAATTATACACTTGCTGCCGGCGGCGAAATGGAAAGAACCTTACTGCTTAATGTTACCTTCCCAAAGCCTTTCACTGTAAAGCCGGAAATTAGTTTTAGCATAACCCGGTTCGATGCAGATACAAATATCAATACTCGTTACGATGTAAAAGTTTCTTCTGCGCATAAAGCCGGATTTACGCTGGAAATAAAAACATGGGGCGGAACAAAAATTAATTTAATCGGCGGAACCTGGATGGCTATTGGAGAGTAA
- a CDS encoding aromatic amino acid ammonia-lyase — translation MSVVLNGSNLTVEKVVAIARHNEKVELAPEALQRIKACRAMLEEKINAHEIMYGVNTGIGEFSEVVLNDEQVKEFQKYLIYNHAAGIGDPAPIEYVRGAMAGRINVHAHGMSGIRPEITLTLIEMLNKGVTPFVCQKGSVGACGDLAPMSQIALLLMGEGEAFFKGEKLPGKVAFERAGIKIPGLEARDGLGTINGSNLLTAMSAIHLYDINRWLKQAEIACAMTLEALFANLKPYDTRLHEVRGFKGAVRSAKAIMKCVNGGDLQTGKLKSKVQDAYSMRSSPQVIGAAHDAVAYAKSQVEIELNGVGDNPIFMPEHKLTLTGANFQGTPVSLPMDMISAAVTMVSVLSERRLNRLLNPALSIGLPAFLTKGAGMFSGLMLSQYTADTLIVEQRILSVPASVQSIPAAADQEDFVSMGMNTAIKNGQIVDNAYGILGIEFIAAAQALDFREFTNGKGVAKAKQVVRKYVDHLDVDRPLFPDHTRMKEVVKSCEILEEVEKEVGSLE, via the coding sequence ATGTCAGTTGTTCTTAATGGCTCAAATCTCACGGTTGAAAAAGTAGTTGCAATTGCCCGTCACAATGAAAAAGTAGAATTAGCACCCGAAGCACTTCAAAGAATTAAAGCTTGCCGCGCGATGCTTGAAGAAAAAATTAATGCTCATGAAATTATGTATGGAGTTAACACCGGCATCGGTGAATTTTCCGAAGTTGTATTGAATGATGAACAAGTAAAAGAATTTCAAAAGTACTTGATCTATAATCATGCTGCCGGAATAGGCGATCCCGCGCCGATTGAATATGTGCGCGGCGCGATGGCGGGACGTATAAATGTTCACGCACATGGAATGTCCGGCATCCGTCCGGAAATAACTTTGACTCTAATTGAAATGCTGAATAAAGGTGTTACACCTTTCGTATGTCAGAAAGGTTCAGTCGGAGCTTGCGGGGATTTAGCGCCGATGAGTCAAATCGCATTACTGCTTATGGGAGAAGGAGAGGCATTTTTCAAAGGAGAAAAATTACCCGGTAAAGTTGCTTTCGAAAGAGCAGGAATTAAAATTCCCGGTCTCGAAGCTCGTGACGGACTTGGTACGATTAACGGTTCAAATCTTCTTACGGCAATGAGCGCAATCCATCTTTATGATATTAACCGCTGGCTGAAGCAAGCGGAGATTGCCTGCGCAATGACTCTCGAAGCATTATTCGCAAATTTAAAACCGTACGATACCCGTCTTCATGAAGTACGAGGATTTAAAGGCGCGGTTCGAAGTGCTAAAGCAATTATGAAATGCGTTAACGGGGGCGATCTTCAAACAGGTAAACTGAAATCTAAAGTTCAAGATGCATATTCAATGCGTTCATCTCCGCAGGTTATCGGGGCGGCTCATGATGCTGTTGCATATGCAAAAAGTCAGGTTGAAATTGAATTGAATGGTGTCGGTGATAATCCCATTTTTATGCCGGAACACAAACTCACGCTTACAGGCGCAAACTTTCAAGGTACACCGGTTTCATTGCCGATGGATATGATCAGCGCAGCAGTAACGATGGTTAGCGTTCTATCCGAACGCAGATTGAACCGTTTATTGAATCCCGCTTTAAGTATTGGATTACCTGCATTTTTAACAAAGGGTGCCGGAATGTTTTCCGGATTGATGCTGAGCCAATACACTGCCGATACATTAATCGTTGAGCAAAGAATTTTATCTGTTCCAGCTTCAGTTCAATCAATACCTGCTGCGGCAGATCAGGAAGATTTTGTTTCGATGGGAATGAACACTGCAATTAAGAATGGTCAAATTGTTGATAACGCGTACGGCATTCTGGGAATAGAATTTATCGCCGCGGCTCAAGCACTAGATTTTAGAGAATTCACAAACGGAAAAGGTGTTGCAAAAGCAAAACAAGTTGTTAGAAAATATGTAGATCATCTTGATGTTGACCGCCCTCTTTTTCCAGATCATACAAGAATGAAAGAAGTTGTAAAAAGCTGTGAAATATTGGAAGAGGTTGAAAAAGAAGTCGGCAGTTTGGAATAG
- the hutH gene encoding histidine ammonia-lyase yields the protein MKLVLDGKSLTLDKIEKFIKEDQQVVLSSDAVKKINRSRALVEKWIKEKKVIYGVTTGFGEFANVKISEEDTETLQRNLIISHSAGVGDNLPPLIVKIMMLLRVNALARGNSGIRLSSLEHLIKMINNNIIPVIPSQGSVGSSGDLAPLSHLVLAMMGDGEVQLIKNVLDEKSGTSKIISANSAFKKYKMNGVRLAAKEGLALINGTQMMTAFASWICIQSNKLIKMADISAALAHEALRGTDKAYDPRIHKLRPYNGQIATAKNLLNLLKGSEIRKSHIEDDSRVQDSYSIRCIPQIHGASRDTINYVSSLVEIEINSVNDNPLIFPEEGDHLEGGNFHGQPMALAMDFMGIALSELANVSERRIERMVNGSLSQLPRFLTKHGGLNSGLMIAQYTAASLVSENKVLAHPASVDSIPTSANQEDHNSMGSIAARKCFQILKNVQTVIAIELMAAAQGVEFLKPLKCGIGTALAYKSIRKKVAPLNHDRIIYKDIQKVLKLVKEEEILKNVEASVKLI from the coding sequence TTGAAACTGGTACTTGATGGTAAATCATTAACTCTCGATAAAATAGAAAAGTTTATAAAAGAGGATCAGCAAGTTGTTCTCTCCTCCGATGCTGTGAAGAAAATTAATAGATCGCGCGCCTTAGTTGAGAAGTGGATCAAGGAAAAGAAAGTCATTTACGGTGTTACAACCGGGTTCGGGGAATTTGCGAATGTAAAGATATCCGAAGAAGATACTGAAACACTTCAGCGGAATTTAATTATTAGCCACTCTGCCGGAGTAGGCGATAATCTTCCCCCTTTGATTGTGAAAATAATGATGCTTCTTAGAGTGAATGCGCTCGCCCGCGGGAATTCGGGAATACGTCTATCATCTCTTGAACATTTAATAAAGATGATTAATAACAATATTATTCCTGTAATTCCATCTCAGGGGTCGGTTGGATCGAGCGGAGATCTTGCACCGCTCTCCCATCTTGTGCTTGCAATGATGGGTGACGGCGAAGTGCAGTTGATTAAAAATGTTCTGGATGAAAAATCCGGCACTTCAAAAATAATTTCTGCTAATTCTGCTTTCAAAAAATATAAAATGAACGGTGTAAGACTCGCGGCAAAAGAAGGTCTTGCTCTGATTAACGGCACACAAATGATGACTGCATTCGCATCATGGATTTGTATTCAATCTAACAAATTAATTAAGATGGCAGATATCTCGGCTGCGTTGGCACATGAAGCTCTAAGGGGAACAGACAAAGCTTACGATCCGCGAATTCACAAACTCAGACCATATAACGGACAAATCGCGACTGCTAAAAATTTATTGAACTTGTTGAAGGGAAGCGAAATCCGTAAGTCGCATATCGAAGATGATTCTCGTGTTCAAGATTCATACTCGATACGGTGTATCCCGCAGATTCACGGTGCATCACGTGATACAATTAATTATGTCTCTTCACTTGTAGAGATCGAAATAAATTCGGTTAATGACAATCCGCTAATTTTTCCCGAAGAAGGAGATCATCTTGAGGGAGGAAATTTTCACGGGCAGCCGATGGCTCTTGCAATGGATTTTATGGGAATCGCTCTTTCAGAATTGGCGAATGTTTCCGAAAGAAGAATTGAAAGAATGGTAAACGGTTCGTTGAGTCAACTTCCAAGGTTTCTCACAAAGCATGGAGGATTAAATTCCGGTTTAATGATTGCGCAATACACTGCAGCATCGCTGGTTTCCGAAAATAAAGTTCTTGCTCATCCGGCAAGTGTTGATTCAATTCCAACATCGGCAAATCAAGAAGATCATAATTCAATGGGATCTATTGCCGCGAGGAAATGTTTTCAAATTTTAAAAAATGTTCAGACAGTTATTGCAATAGAATTAATGGCTGCCGCACAGGGAGTGGAATTTTTAAAACCGTTAAAATGCGGAATTGGAACTGCATTGGCTTATAAATCGATAAGAAAAAAAGTAGCCCCGCTTAATCATGATCGAATAATTTATAAGGATATTCAAAAAGTATTGAAGTTAGTAAAGGAAGAAGAGATTTTAAAAAATGTTGAAGCAAGTGTGAAGTTAATTTAG
- the hflX gene encoding GTPase HflX produces MIDIINRKKERAILVAVVTGDYSKDQVNEHLGELELLADTAGADVIFKITQDRHRPDPATFIGKGKAEEIQQLIELNDIQLVIFDDDLNPTQIRNLEKVLERKILDRSGLILDIFASHAKTREAKTQVELAQLQYMLPRLSRAWTHLSKQYGGIGTKGPGETQIETDRRIIRTRISKLKENLKKIEAHQETKSAGRKEFVTACLVGYTNAGKSTLLNRLTEAGVLAEDKLFATLDSTTRAFEIEKNKKILLSDTVGFIRKLPHHLVASFKTTLNVVKDADVILHVIDVSNDYFEDHIRVVESTLEELDSNKKIQIKIFNKVDALKDKNRMDYISQQFKDGILISAERGMNIGNLRKMMLDIYEQNFVESTIELKPHESKLVSQLYAHAEILSVEYEEDKIVITYRANASAHNKIQGMLKARTKGEDKN; encoded by the coding sequence ATGATAGACATCATCAACAGAAAAAAAGAACGTGCAATACTCGTGGCCGTAGTTACCGGGGATTATTCAAAAGATCAGGTAAATGAGCATCTCGGTGAATTGGAATTGCTTGCTGATACAGCCGGGGCCGATGTGATATTTAAAATTACACAAGACCGTCATAGACCTGACCCGGCAACATTTATCGGCAAAGGAAAAGCAGAAGAAATACAGCAGCTGATCGAATTAAATGATATACAACTTGTGATTTTTGACGATGATCTGAATCCAACGCAAATCCGTAATCTTGAAAAAGTTTTAGAAAGAAAAATTTTGGACCGGAGCGGTTTGATTCTTGACATATTTGCATCCCACGCAAAAACACGCGAAGCAAAAACACAAGTTGAACTTGCACAACTTCAATACATGCTGCCTCGCCTAAGCCGCGCTTGGACTCACTTATCGAAGCAGTACGGCGGCATTGGCACTAAAGGTCCTGGTGAAACACAGATCGAAACCGACAGAAGAATTATCCGCACACGAATAAGCAAACTGAAAGAGAATCTTAAAAAGATTGAAGCTCATCAGGAAACAAAAAGTGCGGGAAGAAAAGAATTTGTTACGGCATGTTTGGTTGGATATACAAATGCGGGTAAATCGACTTTATTAAACCGGCTTACCGAAGCAGGCGTTCTTGCGGAGGACAAATTGTTCGCGACATTAGATTCAACAACACGCGCATTCGAGATTGAAAAAAATAAAAAGATTTTGCTGAGCGATACGGTGGGATTTATACGCAAGCTTCCTCATCACCTCGTTGCATCGTTTAAGACAACTCTTAACGTTGTTAAAGATGCTGATGTAATTCTTCACGTAATAGATGTCTCAAATGATTATTTCGAAGATCACATTAGAGTTGTCGAATCTACGCTTGAAGAATTGGACAGTAATAAAAAAATCCAAATAAAAATTTTCAATAAAGTTGATGCGCTTAAAGACAAGAACCGTATGGATTATATTTCCCAGCAGTTTAAGGACGGAATTTTAATTTCCGCCGAACGGGGAATGAATATCGGTAATTTGAGAAAAATGATGCTCGATATTTATGAGCAAAATTTTGTAGAGAGCACAATTGAATTAAAACCGCACGAATCAAAACTTGTCTCTCAGCTCTATGCTCATGCGGAAATTCTTTCAGTAGAATATGAAGAAGATAAAATTGTCATTACTTACAGGGCAAATGCATCGGCTCATAATAAAATTCAAGGAATGTTAAAAGCACGAACGAAAGGTGAGGATAAAAATTGA
- a CDS encoding BatA and WFA domain-containing protein — protein sequence MTFLNPAVLFGLLAASIPIVLHFLNLRKLKKIEFSTLAFLKELQKTKIKRIRLKQWLLLLLRIVIILLLVMAFARPTVKNIMLGNSSTAKTTAVIIFDNTFSMSVVTDKGSYLNQAKQTVKSLLDNFQDGDEIALIFTGDLSNEIPKPTTNFKQLLQSIDELQISSVSKTINESIIKAAQVLYQSKNFNKEIYLLTDLQKGSLYNSKNELTNLSGMFNESTRMFLVNTGGKDIVNLGVEELIPNNQIFEKGKTVSFSARVKNYSSQSVNNSVASLFVNGKRSAQQSLNFTNGETKEINFETTLADTGLVEIYTELEDDDILQDNKRYFSVYVPDKISLLILTDLPGDAKFINLAVEDPQQKIKISAVSTGQLHSLNLKNYDAVIVIGSENNFDWKNLTDYLESGGRAVVMPGSQSTLQNFQRLCNALNVNAPSAVLGTLNSQAKPAQIDKIDFQNPLFADLFENKKNPQIESPNIYYYFKIVPGSKGKNIISMIDNSSFLSEYKIGSGKVFLFNSAPDLSWNNFPLKGFFAPMINKLILYSSSKIKEQNSYVTGNEITADISSRISSQIIVEKPGGGKEYVDADSLSNKNYFSYRKTDEPGTYKFYSGNKLLDYIYVNTDPRESVTQKESDSDFKKYLNLIGFDGKLYTFTPNDDFSKVIYQSRFGTELWKYFLIFVLLLAIIESIIARSSKKDITDIQSS from the coding sequence ATGACATTTCTTAACCCTGCAGTTTTATTTGGTTTGCTTGCTGCTTCGATTCCAATTGTGCTGCACTTTCTTAATCTGCGCAAACTCAAAAAGATTGAATTCAGCACACTGGCTTTCTTGAAAGAACTTCAGAAAACAAAAATTAAAAGAATAAGATTAAAACAGTGGCTGCTGCTTTTGTTGAGAATCGTAATCATTCTCTTATTGGTGATGGCGTTTGCACGTCCGACAGTTAAGAATATTATGCTTGGAAATTCCTCCACGGCAAAAACAACCGCGGTTATTATTTTTGACAACACTTTCAGCATGTCGGTTGTTACTGATAAAGGATCATATCTCAATCAAGCAAAACAGACCGTAAAAAGTCTTCTTGATAATTTTCAAGACGGGGATGAAATTGCGCTTATCTTTACCGGAGACCTATCAAATGAAATCCCGAAACCAACAACGAATTTCAAGCAATTACTTCAATCAATTGATGAATTACAAATCTCTTCTGTTTCTAAAACCATCAATGAGTCAATTATTAAAGCCGCGCAGGTTTTATATCAATCAAAAAATTTCAATAAAGAAATTTATCTTCTTACCGATCTTCAAAAGGGAAGTTTGTATAATTCCAAGAACGAACTGACAAATCTCTCCGGTATGTTTAATGAAAGCACTAGAATGTTTTTAGTGAATACCGGCGGAAAAGATATCGTGAATCTCGGGGTTGAAGAATTAATTCCCAATAATCAAATCTTTGAAAAAGGAAAAACTGTAAGCTTTAGTGCCCGAGTAAAAAATTATTCTTCGCAGTCTGTGAATAATTCCGTTGCTTCTCTTTTTGTGAATGGAAAACGGAGCGCACAGCAAAGTCTAAATTTTACAAATGGCGAAACAAAAGAAATCAATTTTGAGACAACTCTTGCAGATACAGGCCTTGTTGAAATTTATACTGAACTTGAAGATGATGATATTCTTCAGGACAACAAAAGATATTTCAGCGTATATGTTCCAGATAAAATCTCTTTATTGATTCTAACCGATCTTCCCGGTGATGCAAAATTTATTAATCTTGCGGTTGAAGATCCTCAGCAAAAAATAAAAATTAGTGCTGTCTCAACCGGACAATTGCATTCGCTTAATTTAAAAAACTACGACGCGGTTATAGTGATCGGCTCCGAGAATAATTTTGATTGGAAAAATCTTACCGATTATTTAGAGAGCGGTGGAAGAGCTGTTGTAATGCCGGGCTCGCAAAGCACTCTTCAAAATTTTCAGAGACTTTGCAATGCGTTAAATGTTAACGCCCCTTCAGCCGTACTGGGAACTTTGAATTCTCAAGCAAAACCGGCGCAAATTGATAAAATTGATTTTCAAAACCCGCTCTTCGCGGATCTCTTTGAAAATAAAAAAAATCCTCAAATTGAATCGCCGAATATCTATTACTACTTCAAAATTGTACCGGGCAGTAAAGGAAAAAATATAATTTCTATGATCGATAATTCATCTTTCTTAAGTGAATACAAAATCGGGTCGGGTAAAGTATTCCTTTTCAACTCGGCACCGGATTTAAGCTGGAATAATTTTCCTCTGAAAGGTTTCTTCGCTCCGATGATAAATAAATTGATTCTTTATTCATCATCAAAAATAAAAGAACAAAATAGCTATGTAACCGGAAATGAAATTACAGCCGACATTTCCAGCAGGATTTCCAGTCAAATAATTGTGGAAAAACCCGGCGGTGGAAAAGAATATGTTGATGCGGATTCGCTCTCCAACAAAAATTATTTTTCATACAGAAAGACGGATGAACCGGGCACGTATAAGTTTTATTCTGGTAATAAATTGCTGGATTATATTTATGTTAACACCGATCCGCGTGAATCGGTTACACAAAAAGAAAGTGATTCCGATTTCAAAAAATATCTTAATCTGATCGGGTTCGATGGAAAATTATATACATTTACACCCAACGATGATTTCTCAAAGGTAATTTATCAATCACGCTTTGGAACCGAGCTCTGGAAATACTTTTTAATTTTTGTTTTGTTACTTGCAATCATCGAATCAATCATCGCCAGAAGCTCGAAAAAAGATATTACTGATATTCAATCAAGTTAA